DNA from Candidatus Zixiibacteriota bacterium:
CTGCAAATGATTGAACAACTCAGGCAACGCGGTGTTGTCTTTCCAGAAGTCGAACGTCCCGAGGGAGAGCTTCCGCTTGACGGAAAAACGTTTGTTATAACCGGAACACTCGAGGATTTTTCACGCAGGCAGGCCAAGCAGGCCCTTGAAAAACTGGGTGCAAAGGTCACCTCCTCGGTATCTAAAAACACAAGTTATGTTGTCGTTGGAGCGGATCCCGGTTCTAAATATGACAAAGCTCGTAAACTGGGTAAGGAAATTCTGGACGAAAACGAATTCAAGACTATATTGAATAGATATGAAGCTGGACAATAATACAACATCTGTCGACCTGATAAAGATCGCTATGCCGTTTGTGGCTGTAATTGCCGGACTGGCATTTTGTTACTTTGCCGCGCCGGTCATCGTGCCCGTAATCGTCGGCGTCAGTTTCGCGTATATCCTCTACCCGGCAGTCAGGTTCCTGAAGCGATTTAAGATTCCCCACCTGGCGGCGTTGTTTGTTGTATCCTTTGTGGTCGTAATCCTGTTCGGAACATTTTGCCTGGTGATCTACTACCAGGGAACAGAATTGATCAAAGCCCTGCCGGAATTCAAGGTCAAAGCCGAGATGTTTCTTACCGAGCAGGCTGAAAATTTCCGCCATACGATCAACCGTTTCTTCCCGGAAGTCATCCCTGAAGGTGAGGAACAGAAGCTGGTTAATGACCTGGTGGCGCAACTGGACTATCAGAAGATCGGTGAATTAGCCTTTAAAAGCCTGGGATCACTGTTTTCATTTTTCGGCAATGCGATCCTGATTGGAATTATTGCGTTTTTTATCATGCTCGAAGTAAACGTCTTCAAGCGCAATCTGGTGATGGTTTTTGGCAGGGAAAACGAACAGATGTCGACTGAAATTAT
Protein-coding regions in this window:
- a CDS encoding AI-2E family transporter, coding for MKLDNNTTSVDLIKIAMPFVAVIAGLAFCYFAAPVIVPVIVGVSFAYILYPAVRFLKRFKIPHLAALFVVSFVVVILFGTFCLVIYYQGTELIKALPEFKVKAEMFLTEQAENFRHTINRFFPEVIPEGEEQKLVNDLVAQLDYQKIGELAFKSLGSLFSFFGNAILIGIIAFFIMLEVNVFKRNLVMVFGRENEQMSTEIMTDINHQISTYFALKFLITLGLSIVYTAGLLIMGIDYAYILGPLAGVVSLVPIIGAYAGAIPAMIVAGM